The following proteins are co-located in the Gloeocapsa sp. PCC 7428 genome:
- a CDS encoding carbon dioxide-concentrating mechanism protein CcmK — MPIAVGMIETKGFPAVVEAADAMVKAARVTLVGYEKIGSARVTVIVRGDVSEVQASVAAGVDAARRVNGGEVVSTHIIARPHENLEYVLPIRYTEAVEQFRM; from the coding sequence ATGCCAATTGCAGTGGGAATGATTGAGACGAAGGGCTTTCCAGCAGTGGTGGAAGCAGCCGACGCCATGGTGAAAGCTGCACGGGTGACGCTTGTTGGTTACGAAAAAATTGGTAGTGCGCGGGTCACAGTCATTGTGCGCGGGGACGTTTCCGAAGTGCAAGCTTCGGTTGCGGCTGGAGTTGATGCGGCAAGACGAGTCAACGGCGGTGAAGTTGTTTCGACTCACATTATTGCCCGTCCTCACGAAAACTTGGAGTACGTGCTGCCAATTCGGTATACCGAAGCCGTCGAACAGTTCCGAATGTAA
- a CDS encoding NAD(P)H-quinone oxidoreductase subunit F — protein sequence MNQTLFLTSWWVPFYGLIGAVLTLPWATGIVRRTGPRPAAYLNLLMTGVAFVHSLIVWKDIWNQEPQSLLFTWLKAADLDLSIAVELSPVSMGAAVLITGLSLLAQLYALGYMEKDWALARFFALIGFFEAALSGLALSDSLFLSYVLLELLTLSTYLLVGFWYAQPLVVTAARDAFLTKRVGDILLLMGVVTLSAMAGSLNFSELNQWAQTAELSPLTATLLGLALIAGPAGKCAQFPLHLWLDEAMEGPNPASVLRNSMVVAGGAYVLFKLQPILVLSPVALDALVILGTVTAIGASLVSLAQIDIKRALSHSTSAYMGLVFIAIGMEQGGVALVLLFTHAIAKALLFMSAGSVILTTHTQDLTEMGGLWSRMPATTTAYVVGAAGMVTLLPLGSFWAKLQWADGFWSSHPWIVAVLFLTNGLTTLNLTRVFRLVFWGEPQPKTRRAPEVGWQMAVPMVSLTITTLLVQLLLQQWQLLPNWADVNWSATMVLVLSSVLGLTIGSTIYLHKAWSRSIQLPWRFIQDLLGYDFYIDRLYRLTVVSAVNFMSRLSAWVDRYIVDGFVNLVGIATIISGQSLKYSSFGQSQLYLLTIILGVSLLGFLISWSFGLVDHWQLFWEAIRG from the coding sequence ATGAATCAGACGTTATTTTTAACAAGTTGGTGGGTGCCTTTTTATGGATTGATTGGCGCTGTTTTGACACTACCTTGGGCGACTGGAATAGTACGGCGAACTGGTCCTCGACCAGCAGCTTACTTAAATTTGTTGATGACAGGTGTCGCTTTTGTACACAGTTTAATTGTTTGGAAAGACATCTGGAACCAAGAACCGCAAAGTTTGCTTTTTACCTGGCTCAAAGCTGCCGATCTAGACTTATCGATCGCAGTAGAACTATCACCCGTCAGTATGGGAGCCGCAGTTTTAATTACTGGGTTAAGCCTTTTAGCGCAACTGTATGCGTTAGGATACATGGAAAAAGATTGGGCGTTAGCTCGATTCTTTGCGCTGATTGGCTTTTTTGAAGCTGCATTAAGTGGTTTAGCGTTAAGTGATTCTTTGTTTCTCAGCTACGTGTTACTAGAGTTGCTGACGCTGTCTACTTATTTATTAGTAGGATTTTGGTATGCACAGCCGCTTGTCGTCACCGCTGCCCGCGATGCGTTTTTAACCAAACGCGTGGGCGATATTTTACTATTGATGGGAGTTGTGACGCTCTCAGCAATGGCAGGAAGTTTGAATTTTTCCGAATTGAACCAATGGGCGCAAACGGCTGAACTCTCACCTTTAACCGCGACATTGTTAGGTTTAGCATTGATTGCGGGTCCTGCGGGGAAATGCGCGCAATTTCCTCTGCATCTTTGGCTTGATGAAGCAATGGAAGGACCAAACCCTGCTTCAGTACTGCGAAACTCAATGGTTGTCGCGGGTGGCGCGTACGTGCTGTTTAAATTACAACCAATTTTAGTGCTATCACCTGTGGCGCTCGATGCTTTAGTCATTCTGGGGACAGTCACGGCGATTGGTGCATCGTTAGTTTCACTAGCACAAATTGACATCAAGCGCGCCTTATCGCATTCGACAAGTGCGTACATGGGGTTAGTGTTCATTGCGATCGGGATGGAGCAAGGCGGAGTAGCGCTGGTATTGTTGTTTACCCATGCGATCGCTAAAGCATTATTATTTATGAGTGCCGGATCGGTCATTCTAACTACACATACGCAAGATTTAACCGAAATGGGCGGTTTGTGGTCGCGGATGCCTGCAACAACGACAGCTTACGTTGTAGGAGCCGCAGGCATGGTGACGCTACTACCTTTGGGTAGTTTTTGGGCAAAGCTGCAATGGGCAGATGGTTTTTGGAGTAGTCATCCTTGGATTGTTGCTGTCCTGTTTTTGACAAATGGCTTAACAACCTTAAACCTTACCCGCGTATTCCGCTTGGTGTTCTGGGGCGAACCTCAACCAAAAACGCGCCGCGCGCCAGAAGTTGGCTGGCAAATGGCTGTACCAATGGTGAGTTTAACGATTACAACACTGTTAGTACAGCTGTTGTTACAACAATGGCAACTGCTCCCTAATTGGGCAGATGTGAATTGGTCAGCAACGATGGTTCTTGTATTATCGAGTGTTCTAGGATTAACTATCGGCTCAACGATTTACCTCCACAAAGCATGGTCGAGATCGATTCAGCTACCGTGGCGATTTATTCAAGATCTCTTAGGCTACGACTTCTATATTGACCGTCTGTATCGCTTAACCGTTGTGAGTGCAGTTAACTTCATGTCGCGGTTGAGTGCGTGGGTCGATCGCTACATCGTCGATGGCTTTGTCAATTTAGTTGGTATCGCAACAATTATCAGCGGACAAAGCTTGAAATATAGTAGTTTTGGGCAATCACAGCTTTATCTACTCACAATTATCTTAGGCGTCAGTCTGCTGGGTTTTTTAATTAGCTGGTCATTTGGTCTTGTCGATCACTGGCAATTGTTCTGGGAAGCAATTAGAGGCTAA
- a CDS encoding NADH-quinone oxidoreductase subunit M, whose translation MLSALILVPLIGAAIVGFFPKAIAPNSSRNIALIFASLPFLLSIVLAAQFNPTNVTQQFSEFIPWITAIGLNYHLGVDGLSLPLLVLNGLLTCIAIYSSDEDIQRSRFYYSLVLILSAAVSGAFLAQDLLLFFLFYEIELIPLYLLIAIWGGQRRGYAATKFLIYTATSGILLLASFLGLVWLSGASSFALATLDPNALPLATQIVLLCGILLAFGIKIPLVPLHTWLPDAHVEASTPISVLLAGVLLKLGTYGLLRFGLGLLPQAWEVLAPALAIWAVVSVLYGASCAIAQTDMKKMVAYSSIGHMGYILLAAAAATPLSILASVLQMVSHGLISALLFLLVGIVYKKTGSRDIETLRGLLNPERGLPLIGSLMVLGVMASAGIPGMVGFMAEFLVFRGSFPVFPTETILSMVGTGLTAVYFLLLINRVFFGRLSPQVIDLPRVYFRDRAPAVVLAVLIVIFGLQPNWLIRWSEPATTAMSGIPVVAQRSQLASSQEWLVAGD comes from the coding sequence ATGCTGAGTGCTTTGATTTTAGTACCGCTTATTGGTGCAGCAATTGTGGGTTTTTTCCCGAAAGCGATCGCACCTAATAGTTCGCGTAACATCGCTTTAATATTCGCGAGTCTTCCGTTCTTACTGAGTATCGTTCTCGCAGCGCAGTTTAATCCTACGAACGTTACTCAACAATTTTCCGAATTCATCCCGTGGATCACAGCGATCGGCTTGAACTATCACTTAGGTGTTGATGGTTTATCGTTACCGCTGTTGGTATTAAATGGTTTACTGACCTGTATTGCGATTTACAGCAGCGATGAAGATATCCAGCGATCACGCTTTTACTACTCACTTGTTCTGATTTTAAGTGCGGCGGTGAGTGGCGCATTTTTAGCACAAGATTTACTTTTGTTTTTCCTCTTTTATGAAATAGAACTGATTCCGCTGTACCTATTGATTGCTATTTGGGGAGGACAGCGGCGCGGTTATGCAGCAACGAAGTTCTTAATCTATACTGCTACCTCTGGAATATTGCTTTTAGCAAGTTTTTTAGGTTTAGTTTGGTTAAGTGGTGCTTCAAGTTTTGCACTAGCGACGTTAGATCCTAACGCGTTACCTTTAGCAACACAAATTGTGCTACTGTGCGGAATTTTACTCGCTTTCGGAATCAAAATTCCCCTAGTGCCTCTACACACGTGGCTACCAGATGCACACGTTGAAGCCTCGACACCTATTTCGGTATTACTCGCAGGAGTCCTTTTGAAATTAGGTACGTATGGCTTATTACGCTTTGGTTTAGGCTTGTTGCCGCAAGCGTGGGAAGTGTTAGCACCAGCGTTAGCAATTTGGGCAGTGGTAAGCGTATTGTACGGTGCTTCGTGTGCGATCGCGCAAACCGACATGAAAAAAATGGTTGCCTATAGTTCAATTGGACACATGGGCTACATTCTCTTAGCCGCCGCCGCCGCAACGCCATTAAGTATCTTGGCGAGTGTTTTGCAAATGGTTAGCCACGGATTAATTTCGGCATTGCTGTTTCTTTTAGTCGGCATTGTCTACAAAAAAACCGGCAGTCGCGATATCGAAACTTTGCGCGGTTTACTCAACCCTGAACGCGGTTTACCTTTGATTGGCAGTTTGATGGTGTTGGGTGTGATGGCAAGCGCGGGTATCCCTGGAATGGTGGGATTTATGGCTGAATTTCTGGTATTTCGAGGAAGTTTCCCGGTATTTCCCACAGAAACTATATTATCGATGGTTGGTACGGGTTTAACCGCGGTTTACTTCTTATTGCTCATCAACCGCGTATTTTTTGGTCGTTTGTCACCACAAGTTATCGATTTACCCCGCGTGTATTTTCGCGATCGCGCCCCTGCGGTTGTCTTAGCCGTTTTAATCGTCATTTTCGGCTTACAACCAAATTGGCTGATTCGTTGGAGTGAACCTGCAACAACTGCAATGAGTGGAATTCCAGTCGTTGCGCAGCGATCGCAGTTGGCAAGTAGTCAAGAGTGGCTAGTGGCTGGAGATTAG
- a CDS encoding CO2 hydration protein: MVSITNKPLNHPFAAYITRVESGKTLLPDSSENVLDVVGILKSYGIVLDAYSKNLIYISENQFLVLFPFFKYFNGDISFQKLLRHWWHDRINFEYAEYCMKAMLWHGGGGLDSYLDSAEFKTRAAAAIQAKFKNNPFMLGLNQLFPDFLTEQVRVLSYYSALGQFWRVMSDMFIALSDRYDKGEIKTIPQVVEHIKAGLVNAAALPITYSVKLHGKVYDIVPKSVGLTFLADTAIPYVEAVFFRGTPFQGTVSYNAQAHQIPPDQARFAYGALYADPLPVGGAGIPPTLLMQDMRHFLPDYLHKLYQKRSRRGEDDLRVQICISFQKSMFCVTNAAILGLMPHPIDTTVPEEQAANRAFLVNWMDRFMTSRLQDVQVA, translated from the coding sequence ATGGTTAGCATTACCAATAAGCCTCTTAACCATCCCTTTGCTGCATATATTACGCGCGTCGAATCTGGTAAAACACTGCTTCCTGATTCTTCAGAGAATGTTCTCGATGTTGTCGGTATCCTCAAAAGTTACGGTATTGTTTTGGATGCTTACTCCAAAAACCTAATTTATATTTCTGAAAATCAATTTCTTGTTTTGTTTCCATTTTTCAAATACTTTAACGGCGATATTTCCTTCCAAAAACTTCTGCGACATTGGTGGCACGATCGCATTAACTTTGAGTATGCCGAATACTGCATGAAAGCGATGCTATGGCATGGTGGTGGCGGTTTAGATAGCTATTTAGATTCAGCCGAATTCAAAACACGCGCTGCCGCCGCAATTCAAGCTAAGTTCAAAAATAATCCTTTCATGTTGGGATTAAACCAACTATTTCCTGACTTTCTCACCGAACAAGTCCGCGTTTTATCGTATTACAGCGCACTAGGTCAATTTTGGCGCGTTATGAGCGATATGTTTATCGCTTTGTCAGATCGGTACGACAAAGGAGAAATTAAAACTATCCCTCAAGTTGTAGAGCATATCAAAGCAGGCTTAGTCAATGCTGCGGCATTACCAATTACTTACTCGGTTAAACTTCACGGTAAAGTTTACGATATTGTTCCCAAGTCTGTCGGTTTAACATTTCTTGCCGATACAGCTATACCTTACGTTGAAGCCGTTTTCTTTCGCGGTACGCCGTTTCAAGGTACAGTTTCCTACAACGCCCAAGCGCACCAAATTCCACCCGATCAAGCACGATTTGCTTATGGCGCACTTTATGCCGATCCTTTACCCGTTGGTGGTGCAGGAATTCCACCTACTTTATTAATGCAGGATATGCGGCATTTTCTCCCAGATTATTTGCATAAACTGTATCAAAAGCGCAGTCGTCGGGGAGAAGACGATTTACGCGTACAAATTTGTATTAGTTTTCAAAAGTCGATGTTTTGTGTCACCAATGCCGCAATTTTAGGCTTAATGCCGCATCCCATCGATACAACGGTTCCTGAAGAACAAGCAGCAAATCGCGCATTTTTAGTCAATTGGATGGATCGATTTATGACTTCACGGTTACAAGATGTACAAGTTGCATAA
- the guaD gene encoding guanine deaminase — MLTQPVKAFRCAFLDFVDDPFYVSEAESARYIADGLLVVENGKIKELGYYQSLQSKYARVPINDYSGMLIMPGFIDTHIHFPQTEMIAAYGEQLLEWLNQYVFPTEAKFKDKAYAQKIATTFLNELLRNGTTTALVFATVHPQSVDAFFEEASRRNLRMIAGKVMMDRHAPDNLSDTAETSYQESKQLIQKWHKKERLLYAVTPRFAITSTPEQLHLAGKLLAEFPDVYLHTHLSENVNEVEWVKQLFPESQGYLDVYDLAGLVGDRSVFAHGVQLTDAEFQRLSQAKSAIAFCPTSNLFLGSGLFKLQKAKCVEHPVKLGLGTDVGAGTSFSLLDTASEAYKVAQLQNQKLSPFQALFLATLGGAKALSLEDKIGNFDVGKEADFVVLDLRATPLMALRNSATNATSLTELAEQAFALIVLGGDRAIHATYIMGEVYKST, encoded by the coding sequence ATGCTAACACAACCAGTTAAAGCTTTTCGTTGTGCTTTCCTCGACTTTGTTGACGATCCATTTTATGTTTCTGAAGCTGAAAGTGCCCGCTATATTGCTGATGGTTTACTCGTTGTTGAGAACGGGAAAATTAAGGAATTAGGATATTATCAAAGCTTACAAAGTAAATATGCAAGAGTACCAATAAATGATTATTCTGGAATGTTAATCATGCCAGGATTTATTGATACGCATATCCATTTTCCTCAGACAGAAATGATTGCTGCGTACGGCGAGCAACTTTTGGAATGGTTGAATCAGTATGTATTTCCAACTGAAGCAAAATTTAAAGATAAAGCATACGCACAAAAAATTGCGACAACTTTTCTTAATGAATTACTGAGAAATGGTACAACAACTGCACTCGTTTTTGCCACAGTTCATCCGCAATCAGTTGATGCTTTTTTTGAAGAAGCAAGCCGGCGGAATTTAAGAATGATTGCTGGTAAAGTGATGATGGATCGTCATGCACCAGATAACCTTTCAGATACTGCTGAAACATCTTATCAAGAAAGTAAGCAACTGATTCAAAAGTGGCATAAAAAAGAACGTTTGCTGTATGCTGTTACGCCTCGGTTTGCAATTACATCAACTCCTGAACAATTGCACTTAGCAGGAAAGCTTTTAGCAGAATTTCCCGACGTTTATTTACATACACATTTATCAGAAAATGTCAATGAGGTCGAGTGGGTAAAACAGCTATTTCCTGAAAGTCAAGGTTATTTAGATGTTTACGATCTCGCCGGATTAGTCGGCGATCGCTCAGTGTTTGCGCACGGAGTTCAATTGACAGATGCGGAATTTCAGCGGTTATCACAAGCCAAATCAGCGATCGCATTTTGCCCAACGTCTAATTTATTTTTAGGAAGTGGACTTTTCAAGCTGCAAAAGGCTAAGTGCGTAGAACATCCGGTAAAACTTGGTTTAGGAACCGATGTCGGTGCAGGAACAAGCTTTTCGCTTTTAGACACAGCAAGTGAAGCGTATAAAGTTGCGCAACTTCAAAATCAGAAACTATCTCCCTTTCAAGCACTTTTTTTAGCAACGCTTGGCGGTGCAAAAGCACTGTCTTTAGAAGATAAAATTGGTAACTTTGATGTTGGGAAAGAAGCTGACTTTGTGGTTCTTGATCTGCGGGCAACTCCGCTAATGGCGCTGCGGAATTCTGCAACAAACGCGACTTCATTAACAGAACTTGCAGAACAAGCATTTGCTCTAATTGTACTCGGTGGCGATCGCGCAATTCATGCCACGTATATCATGGGAGAAGTTTACAAGAGTACCTAG
- a CDS encoding GNAT family N-acetyltransferase: MFAFRRVDKSDARTITSWRYEPPYNFYNNLQQDAEIDYLLHPQNNFYSILDATGELVAYCSFGQDGQVIGGDYRDEALDIGFGIRPDLTGRGKGVEYAKAVLEFADTLFEPKAFRVTIAAFNKRAIRVWQKLEFEHQQSFERGSDRMQFIILMRTNCII; encoded by the coding sequence ATGTTCGCGTTTCGCCGAGTCGATAAGAGTGATGCACGGACTATCACAAGTTGGCGATATGAACCACCTTACAATTTCTACAACAATTTACAGCAGGACGCTGAAATAGATTATCTTTTACACCCCCAGAACAACTTCTACAGTATTTTAGATGCAACGGGTGAGTTGGTAGCTTACTGTTCGTTTGGACAGGATGGACAGGTTATTGGTGGTGATTACCGTGATGAAGCATTGGATATTGGTTTTGGGATTCGTCCTGATTTGACTGGAAGAGGAAAAGGTGTTGAGTATGCCAAAGCTGTTTTGGAGTTTGCAGACACTTTATTTGAGCCGAAAGCGTTTCGAGTCACGATCGCGGCATTCAATAAGCGTGCAATACGGGTATGGCAGAAATTGGAATTTGAGCATCAGCAGTCGTTTGAACGAGGCAGCGATCGAATGCAGTTTATCATTTTGATGCGAACAAATTGTATTATCTAG
- a CDS encoding trimeric intracellular cation channel family protein: protein MILYLLDLLGVAVFAVSGALAAGRKSLDLLGVAAIAIVTAIGGGTLRDVLLDNPVFWIQNPIYLVVILFSAALTLIYTRFRQPPAKALLIADALGLSFFAISGAQGVEQADLSRIIVVLMGTITGVAGGVMRDVLLAEIPLILRRGNLYATAAIAGIIVYLILQQFGMMRSLAALLGMATITAVRLASIVWGLSLPVYSLQERK, encoded by the coding sequence GTGATTCTCTATCTGCTGGATCTTTTAGGTGTCGCTGTTTTTGCGGTGAGTGGCGCGCTAGCAGCAGGGCGTAAAAGCTTAGATTTGCTGGGTGTTGCTGCGATCGCTATCGTCACAGCAATTGGCGGTGGTACGCTGCGCGATGTTCTGCTGGACAATCCAGTGTTTTGGATTCAAAATCCTATTTATTTAGTCGTCATTCTATTCTCTGCCGCGCTGACGCTGATTTATACTCGGTTTCGCCAACCACCAGCTAAAGCCCTCTTGATCGCTGATGCGCTAGGGCTGAGTTTTTTTGCGATTAGTGGCGCTCAAGGCGTGGAACAAGCAGATTTATCGCGTATTATTGTTGTCTTAATGGGAACAATTACAGGTGTCGCTGGCGGTGTTATGCGCGATGTCTTACTAGCCGAAATTCCCTTGATTTTGCGGCGAGGAAATCTCTATGCAACAGCGGCGATCGCTGGCATTATTGTTTATCTAATTCTGCAACAGTTTGGCATGATGCGATCGCTTGCAGCTTTACTAGGAATGGCAACAATTACAGCTGTAAGACTAGCTTCAATTGTTTGGGGATTATCCCTTCCAGTTTATAGTCTGCAAGAGCGTAAGTGA
- a CDS encoding YdeI family protein translates to MAIDDLEIFQAQNRQQWREWLEKNHDTSRGIWLLYYKVKSGKPSITYSEAVKEALCFGWIDSKVRSLDTESYIQIFTPRKPKSVWSKLNKQYIEELIEQGLMTEAGFKKIETAKQDGSWTTLDASEALIIPADLQQALAANEIANKHFAEFSNTTKKNILFWITSAKRLETRLKRIEQTINSAAQNKNPLAR, encoded by the coding sequence ATGGCAATTGATGATTTAGAAATCTTTCAAGCTCAAAATCGCCAACAGTGGCGGGAATGGCTAGAGAAAAATCATGACACTTCTAGGGGTATTTGGCTTCTTTACTACAAAGTAAAAAGTGGTAAGCCAAGTATTACATATAGCGAAGCGGTAAAAGAAGCTTTGTGCTTTGGTTGGATTGACAGCAAAGTCAGATCTTTAGATACTGAATCTTATATACAAATCTTCACGCCTCGAAAACCAAAAAGTGTCTGGTCAAAATTAAATAAGCAGTATATTGAAGAACTGATAGAACAAGGTTTAATGACTGAAGCTGGTTTTAAAAAGATTGAAACTGCAAAACAAGATGGTTCGTGGACTACGTTAGATGCAAGTGAAGCTTTGATTATTCCAGCAGATTTGCAGCAAGCACTAGCAGCAAATGAAATTGCTAATAAACATTTTGCAGAATTTAGTAATACGACTAAAAAGAATATACTTTTTTGGATTACTAGTGCTAAACGTTTAGAAACAAGATTGAAGCGAATCGAGCAAACTATCAACTCAGCAGCGCAAAACAAAAATCCTCTAGCACGATGA
- a CDS encoding type II toxin-antitoxin system VapC family toxin, whose translation MTRYLLDTNVVARFCNPSDVQHQLATNAVSYLLTQQDECFLTAQVLIEFWVVATRPVEVNGLGWTVEQVRNTIDQLIDRFPLVEESSQIFPNWLNLATTSKVKGKRIHDIRILAVMLAHEITHLLTFNPNDFTTAPSAAPEAIASNITIVHLQELATSELDKR comes from the coding sequence ATGACGAGATATCTGCTTGATACAAATGTTGTCGCACGATTCTGCAACCCTTCTGATGTACAGCATCAACTTGCAACAAATGCAGTATCCTACTTACTGACTCAGCAAGATGAGTGTTTTCTAACAGCACAAGTACTGATTGAGTTTTGGGTGGTTGCTACACGTCCAGTTGAGGTCAACGGTTTAGGATGGACTGTAGAACAAGTAAGAAACACGATAGATCAACTAATTGATCGCTTCCCTTTAGTAGAAGAATCTTCACAGATTTTTCCCAATTGGCTAAATTTAGCCACAACAAGCAAAGTAAAAGGTAAGCGAATCCATGATATTCGTATTCTTGCCGTTATGCTTGCTCATGAAATCACACATCTTCTCACTTTTAATCCTAACGATTTTACGACTGCGCCCAGCGCAGCCCCTGAAGCGATCGCATCAAATATAACTATCGTTCACCTTCAAGAATTAGCAACATCTGAACTTGACAAGCGTTAG
- a CDS encoding GNAT family N-acetyltransferase codes for MILGLRSTTTEDLDFVLATEQDRENSLFVQQWTPQQHADALRDRDLSHLIIECITPKRCVGYVILAGLENPHRSVELRRLVVKDKGKGYGTAALRLIKKLAFEQLHAHRLWLDVKDFNYVARRLYEKEGFVVEGILRECLKAGDRFESLVLMSMLQSEYKAN; via the coding sequence ATGATTTTAGGTCTACGCTCTACTACTACAGAAGATCTTGATTTTGTGCTTGCGACAGAACAGGATCGGGAAAACAGTCTTTTTGTACAGCAGTGGACACCACAACAACACGCAGATGCTTTGCGCGATCGCGATCTATCTCATTTGATTATTGAGTGCATAACTCCAAAGCGTTGTGTAGGGTATGTCATTCTTGCAGGACTAGAAAATCCACATCGCAGTGTTGAACTACGACGCCTTGTTGTCAAGGATAAGGGGAAAGGCTATGGCACGGCTGCTTTACGCTTAATTAAAAAGTTGGCTTTTGAGCAACTCCACGCCCATCGCCTGTGGTTGGATGTGAAGGATTTCAACTATGTAGCACGACGATTGTATGAAAAGGAGGGTTTTGTTGTTGAGGGAATCTTACGCGAGTGTCTTAAAGCTGGCGATCGCTTCGAGTCTTTAGTTTTAATGTCGATGCTGCAAAGCGAGTACAAAGCAAATTAA